The following are from one region of the Plasmodium gaboni strain SY75 chromosome 12, whole genome shotgun sequence genome:
- a CDS encoding transcription factor with AP2 domain(s) — MNSPFNCNQININYSFSFNNDNSINQGTKTPCKNSFASDGNVSYDKECLEKKSLIINDKEEKNIYMYNNMYTNMYNDLHSNNNEDNSCNNMSYNINKINQNDHTNMNNILFNDKNIIASKANIYTMCDLKNKQEEVKNKNESIVYKNEEMINKNESIIYKNEKMINKNECIIYENEKMINKNESIIYKNDMMIKHNDMVINKNERMINQNDMIINQNNIMINQNEKMINQKDMIINQNDNISRGEIYTYNKNDMLKKVPSQNYVTIKNASNHNFHSIEHIHNKNIDNIMINEKNPKEYHNKYNQYNIHCDNNDHMNNIDYTYYNNNITNNNSNINLNKSKEELNNNISSCHVNKKNTNQKCTYDDNMYNNNNNNNNNINNTLVHKIVTNNPPKISAQKYNNINELENNKVLYHSKENREKIKNHNIIDMNSNSNNSNNSNNHNNHYHNNNNPCNKTSDNNTLLVNHQIKNTNQKCTQIEELKKNAEKNNNIIYNNIINNNIINNNIVLDSILNNNMMNNNIINKSFMNAPNNDIHKNMVDKIMNQCLLNSTKKTCNTNKKDNMVNILHTYKVKYNDDKKLYTDINNVNMNNMVNNYNMNDQSVHYMKQKELNVKEKNQENYSHVINDTNNINYNNKINDYNNITPKGHVDNKDTYNLNARSNNCYTRNCVDCNKLINNHIDVSNGDNISPHNVMYNSMTNLSSDKKLSLNNMEHLQEVNNNKDNGIYYNNYGNYKEGNIANIKYVENVANIKHVENVANIKHVENVANIKHVENVANIKHIENIANTKHIENIANIKSVNSLNGHNIFVGDSINHHQNNHIQNNTYNECKFLDTNLCEDNKIYKEKEYSFYKKNYETKEHMQNYKNKIITNNIKSDDISPQFNNMCNLNYTSQNYDEHVVYPKDDKNQLVQNIQSVYEQNNNHNIHMENNTDEKMFNKNVHHINDDRGETYYHCEYNISTDIPTHNYMNNLLINNYNDEKSNNSEEYCTSNNEIYNSSAYKKVNMGVNNMNSRNHCGDDFYSNQKVYGVQKEEERIIPYKYNKDIYQKCMINEDEYKNEQVVNNCDIIHINNNNNNNNIDVSVHSNISTDCKSNNDLSNIHITNDIIKSNNYSYTILNNTEKDNKTITYGNYCTAIFDPDDNNKEIYNENTNSIYDYSNNVNYKLANENHIQNIENERIVQTKYDNNNNNNKMNTFYNDHHHPMHDTFCHTNNEINYNKNIIIKDIYSTSQNTEKPFLKEQQFDHSCVDSNNFCHPNDSSSYSILNNISIEKNMKKNKTQEIYYNNDKIHNIEERENINNFNEEFLFLKLWLSSFNMGKSIHCKKLIYISGDKRYIKKRNNKNKTYPFNYNEPFYFIYKSNKDMAMDHNNNNINNVCLNYINGHIQNSELKNNYDFVKYSPNLKDYDHSNIKHSEDIQNMTHISECVEYKNDKNCSNESITNNNYHTVNNNMNVYKNIIYEDIEEPHYNTIVEENENINDINMNYNRYNNIQNICNNNENREIHINNSEDKKEGNISNIPSTLNKDSFCSFTTVSSTPEYEINKNLNQLESYINGLYTNRKIENDNNMVPKLSNNLFNNNIINSSKNVNQNLEGNKKNMRAKNGMDTFTKMTLTNESNKNIRNNKKDNIGEQMISPFIKNDIIGHKQYYIDNENYNNLHMCNNKESLKVGPIMNNKNDLIDTNIYNNNNNNNNIDQLCSNNNFVSSCTLNNMNDNTSFCVNDNTSCCVNDNTSCCVNDNTSCCVNDNSSYYMNDNKEEKNMENNANTINPVVNNIRDSVVTDITNHNDKKINNFHNNNIYKEEDLDNNNINIDPLCYDEEIFDDDKNIPKITGVSYDRKQKIWVSHWRANCKTVHKYFSVKKYGFEKARKLAIKCREENVNYITTASILNNNFTKHAYPLINNILKNNDMNTYDLINFNSSDKLNEQNHYNNNYDLYEPPKKKKEKIDQVRKNNNQEKKKKKRKINHNINDNMNYYPNNTNYNDSQLSQHIYHTNHTFNDTYHNDKYISTIIDKQKRENISSNTYKDKYENLQPYEKHQNYKNCKENINYQYVLPNNYTNNFSEKNIQDIYLNTQNNYINTKQDLMIQYEQENNNEGSPLLPPPKKKKKQNPQMLQINKNTKNKIQDFTKIKNNQTDKQIYTELLNPQLNNSTNYINTLNNPSINSNNYMNNNYNHMSNKKDHQSQMKDIIYYTKEKFNNNNYNNKNDEYKRSDLKNYQNIVNDNTVYNAYINNKQMCNNNNNNNNNNNNINYNNDNNYINNNNNYNYNNNYINNNNNYNNNYINNYNHSIQGQNNNSITKNVNNSNNTCNEINHVYNNILNNCSYNNFHEKENKIMQSNEDIHNNNNITTNHNYQYEKNNKNFIVPIQNNQHFTNTESPIRNVHLNENYQYVNNNHPTKNYQKASQIFGNSNFHMNH, encoded by the coding sequence acgATATGATGATTAAACATAATGATATGGTAATTAATAAGAATGAAAGAATGATTAACCAAAATGATATGATAATCAACCagaataatattatgattaatcaaaatgaaaagatgataaatcaaaaagatatgataattaatcaaaatgataatataagtAGGGgtgaaatatatacatataataaaaatgatatgtTGAAAAAGGTACCTTCTCAAAATTATGTTACAATTAAAAATGCAAGCAATCATAATTTTCATTCTATTGAACATATTcataataagaatattgataatattatgataaatgaaaaaaatcCTAAAGAATACCATAACAAGTATAATCAATATAATATCCACtgtgataataatgatcatatgaataatattgattatacatattataataataacataacaaataataattcaaatattaatttgaataaatccaaagaagaattaaataataatatatcttcctgtcatgtaaataaaaaaaacacaaaTCAAAAATGCACTTATGACgataatatgtataataataataataataataataataatattaataatactTTAGTTCATAAAATCGTTACAAATAACCCACCTAAAATATCTGCTCAAAagtataataatataaacgAATTAGAGAATAATAAAGTGTTATATCATTCAAAAGAAAATCGcgaaaaaataaaaaatcaCAACATTATTGATATGAatagtaatagtaataatagtaataatagtaataatcataataaccattatcataataataacaatcCCTGCAATAAGACAAGTGATAATAACACCCTTTTGGTGAATcatcaaataaaaaatacaaacCAAAAATGCACACAAATAGAAgagttaaaaaaaaatgctgaaaaaaataataatataatttataataatataattaataataatattattaataataatattgttcTTGATAGTATCctaaataataatatgatgaacaacaatataattaataaaagCTTTATGAACGCACCAAATAATGAcattcataaaaatatggtAGATAAGATAATGAATCAGTGCTTATTGAACAGCACCAAAAAAACCTGCAATACtaataaaaaggataatatggttaatatattacacacatataaggtaaaatataatgatgataaaaaattatatacagatataaataatgttaatatgaataatatggTCAATAATTACAATATGAATGATCAAAGTGTTCATTATATGAAACAGAAGGAACTAAAtgtaaaagaaaaaaatcaagaaaattatagtcatgttataaatgatactaacaatattaattataacaataaaattaatgattataataatatcacACCAAAAGGTCATGTCGATAATAAagatacatataatttgaATGCTCGTAGTAATAATTGTTATACTCGTAATTGTGTTGATTGcaataaattaataaataacCATATTGATGTATCAAATGGTGATAATATATCACCACATAATGTTATGTATAATTCAATGACAAATTTATCAAGCGATAAAAAGCTTagtttaaataatatggaGCACTTACAGGAagtaaataataataaagataatgGTATATACTATAACAATTATGGCAATTATAAAGAAGGGAACATAgcaaatataaaatatgtagAAAATGTAgcaaatataaaacatgTAGAAAATGTAgcaaatataaaacatgTAGAAAATGTAgcaaatataaaacatgTAGAAAATGTAgcaaatataaaacatatagaaaatatagCAAATACAAAAcatatagaaaatatagcaaatataaaaagtgTTAATTCATTGAATGGCCATAATATCTTTGTTGGCGATTCAATAAATCACCACcaaaataatcatatacAAAACAATACATATAATGAATGTAAATTTTTGGATACAAATCTTTgtgaagataataaaatatataaggaAAAAGAATATTCTTTTTACAAAAAGAATTATGAAACAAAAGAACATATGCagaattataaaaataaaattataacaaataatattaaaagtGATGATATATCACCTCAgtttaataatatgtgtaatttaaattatacATCACAAAATTATGATGAACATGTTGTATATCCAaaagatgataaaaatCAATTAGTTCAAAATATACAAAGTGtatatgaacaaaataataatcacAATATACATATGGAAAATAATACGGATGAAAAAATGTTCAACAAAAATGTGCATCATATTAATGATGATAGAGGTGAAACGTATTATCACTgtgaatataatatatcgACAGATATACCAAcacataattatatgaataatttattaattaataattacaatgatgaaaaatcaaataattCAGAAGAATATTGCACTTCGAATAATGAGATATATAACTCCAGTGCATACAAAAAAGTAAACATGGGCgtgaataatatgaacagTAGGAATCATTGTGGAGATGATTTTTATAGCAATCAAAAAGTATATGGAGTACAAAAAGAGGAAGAAAGAATAATACCTTATAAgtataataaagatatttACCAAAAATGTATGATAAATGAggatgaatataaaaatgaacaaGTAGTAAATAATTGTGATATCATACatatcaataataataataataataataatatagatgTATCTGTGCATAGTAATATATCAACAGATTGTAAATCAAATAATGATCTTTCCaatatacatataacaaatgatattattaaatcAAACAATTATTCATACACCATTTTGAATAACACAGAAAAGgataataaaacaataaCGTATGGAAATTACTGTACCGCAATATTTGATCCTGATGATAAcaataaagaaatatataatgaaaatacaaattctatatatgattattcaaataatgtaaattataaattagCAAATGAGAACcatatacaaaatatagaaaatgaAAGGATTGTACAAAcaaaatatgataataataataataataataaaatgaatacTTTTTACAATGATCACCACCATCCCATGCATGATACATTTTGTCATACAAATAATGAAATCaattataataagaatataataataaaagatatatatagtaCGTCACAAAATACAGAAAAAccatttttaaaagaacAACAATTTGATCACAGTTGTGTTGATTCGAATAATTTTTGTCATCCAAATGATTCTTCGTCTTATTctattttaaataatatatctatagaaaaaaatatgaaaaaaaataaaacacaagaaatatattataacaatgataaaatacataatataGAGGAGAgagaaaatattaataattttaatgaggaatttttatttcttaaGTTATGGttatcatcatttaatatGGGCAAATCGATACATTgcaaaaaattaatatatatatcgggtgataaaagatatattaaaaaaaggaataataaaaataaaacatatccatttaattataatgaaccattttattttatctaCAAATCAAATAAAGACATGGCTATGgatcataataataataatataaataatgtatgtttgaattatattaatggacatatacaaaatagtgaattaaaaaataattatgattttgtaaaatattCACCTAACCTTAAGGATTATGATCATTCAAATATTAAACATTCTGAAGATATTCAAAATATGACACATATTTCTGAATGTGttgaatataaaaatgataagaATTGTTCAAATGAAAGTATtactaataataattatcatactgttaataataatatgaatgtGTATAAGAACATTATTTATGAGGATATAGAAGAACCTCATTATAATACAATAGTcgaagaaaatgaaaatattaatgatataaatatgaattataatagatacaataatatacaaaatatatgtaataataatgagaatcgagaaatacatattaataattctGAAGATAAGAAAGAAGGaaatatatctaatatACCATCCACATTAAATAAGGATAGCTTTTGTTCTTTTACAACAGTTAGTTCTACTCCTgaatatgaaataaataaaaatttaaatcAGTTAGAAAGTTATATTAATGgtttatatacaaataggaaaattgaaaatgataataatatggtCCCTAAATTAtctaataatttatttaataataatataattaacAGTTCAAAGAATGTCAATCAAAATTTAGAGGGAAACAAGAAAAACATGAGAGCAAAAAATGGTATGGATACTTTTACAAAAATGACATTAACAAATGaatcaaataaaaacataagaaataataaaaaggataaTATAGGAGAACAAATGATATCAccatttataaaaaatgatattatagGACATAAgcaatattatatagataatgaaaattataataatttacatatgtgtaataataaagaatcATTGAAAGTAGGACCTATTATGAATAACAAAAATGATTTAATCgatacaaatatatataataataataataataataataatattgatcAATTATGCAGTAATAACAATTTTGTTTCTTCATGTACcttaaataatatgaatgataatACATCATTTTGTGTGAATGATAATACATCATGTTGTGTGAATGATAATACATCATGTTGTGTGAATGATAATACATCATGTTGTGTGAATGATAAttcatcatattatatgaatgataataaggaagaaaaaaatatggaaaataatGCAAACACAATAAACCCTGTtgtgaataatataagaGATAGTGTTGTAACTGATATTACAAACcataatgataaaaaaataaataatttccataataataatatatacaaagAAGAAGACttagataataataatataaatatagatCCTCTATGTTACGACGAAGAAATATTTGATGACGATAAAAATATACCCAAAATAACAGGTGTTAGTTATGATAggaaacaaaaaatatggGTATCTCATTGGAGAGCCAACTGTAAAACTgttcataaatatttttctgttaaaaaatatggatTTGAAAAAGCTCGTAAGCTAGCTATTAAATGTAGAGAAGAAAATGTGAATTATATTACAACGGCTAGTATtctaaataataattttacaAAACATGCATATCCCTTgattaataatattttaaagaataaCGATATGAATACATatgatttaataaattttaattcttccgataaattaaatgagcaaaatcattataataataattatgatttATATGAGCCACccaaaaaaaagaaagagAAAATAGATCAagtaagaaaaaataataatcaggaaaaaaaaaaaaagaaaagaaaaattaatcataatattaatgataatatgaattattatcCTAACAACacaaattataatgatagTCAACTAAGTCAACATATTTACCATACTAATCATACATTTAATGATACTTATcataatgataaatatatatcaacCATTATAgataaacaaaaaagagaaaatatttcttcGAATACATACAAAGACAAGTATGAAAATTTACAACCTTATGAAAAGCATCAAAACTATAAAAATtgtaaagaaaatataaattatcaATATGTCTTACCAAATAACTATACAAATAATTTCTctgaaaaaaatattcaagatatttatttgaatacacaaaacaattatataaatactaAGCAAGATCTAATGATACAATATGAacaagaaaataataatgaaggATCCCCTCTCCTCCCCCcaccaaaaaaaaaaaaaaaacaaaatcCACAAATGTTACAAATCAATAAAaacacaaaaaataaaatacaagattttacaaaaataaaaaataatcaaacagataaacaaatatatacaGAATTATTAAATCCACAGTTAAATAATAGTACAAACTATATTAACACCTTGAATAACCCATCAATTAATAGcaataattatatgaataacaattataatcatatgtcaaataaaaaagatcACCAGTCACAAATGAAGGATATAATATACTATACAAAAGAgaaatttaataataacaattataataataaaaatgatgaatataAGAGAAGTGATCTAAAAAATTACCAGAACATTGTAAATGATAATACTGTGTATAatgcatatataaataacaaacaaatgtgtaataataataataataataataataataataataatattaattataataatgataataattatattaataataataataattataattataataataattatattaataataataataattataataataattatattaataattataatcattCTATTCAAGgacaaaataataatagcataacaaaaaatgtgaacaatagtaataatacatgcaatgaaataaatcacgtttataataatatccTAAATAATTGctcatataataattttcatgagaaggaaaataaaattatgcAAAGCAATGAGGAcatacataataataataatattacgACTAACCATAATTACCAAtatgaaaagaataataaaaattttattgTTCCCATACAAAATAATCAACATTTTACAAATACAGAAAGCCCTATAAGGAATGTACATTTAAATGAGAATTATCAgtatgtaaataataaccaccccacaaaaaattatcaaaaGGCATCACAAATATTTGGTAACTCCAATTTTCACATGAACCATTAA
- a CDS encoding putative ATP-binding protein yields the protein MNVLGLISGGKDSIQNLCYCHKNGHTIIALAHLIPYEYQNETDSFMYQSAGFELVPSIARCMEKPLIQHEIKRKAIKLDLAYTYDPNDEVEDLFELIYKAKTQFPSINAVSCGAIKSTYQKKRLEHVCERLNLDILTYLWDRDQKEILQGMINDGVEAIIVKIASYGLKKEHVGKSIKEMYEYLKMISEKYGLNICGEGGEYETATLDCPLFKHKIIIEDYEIIQHTDDLVSPVFLFKPLKWKLEKK from the exons atgaatgtTCTTGGTTTAATATCAGGAGGAAAAGATAGTATACAAAATCTTTGTTATTGCCATAAAAATGGTCATACAATTATTGCCTTAGCACATTTAATTCCTTATGAATATCAGa ATGAAACGGACAGTTTTATGTATCAAAGTGCGGGATTTGAATTAGTCCCTTCTATTGCGAGATGTATGGAGAAACCATTAATTCAGCATGAAattaaaa GAAAAGCAATTAAACTTGATTTAGCGTATACTTATGATCCAAATGATGAAGTGGAAGATCTTTTtgaattaatatataaagcaaaa ACACAATTCCCAAGTATTAATGCAGTATCTTGTGGCGCCATAAAATCAACTTATCAAAAAAAGAGATTAGAACATGt atGTGAAAGATTGAATTTAGACAttttaacatatttatGGGATCGAGACCAG AAAGAAATTCTTCAAGGTATGATAAATGATGGGGTAGAAGCAATAATAGTTAAAATTGCATCATATG GATTAAAAAAGGAACATGTTGGAAAATCAATAAAAGAAATgtatgaatatttaaaaatgatcAGCGAGAAGTATGGCTTGAATATTTGTGGAGAAGGAGGAGAATATGAAACAGCTACATTGGATTGTCCCCtttttaaacataaaattataattgAAGATTATGAAATAATACAACACACTGATGATTTAGTAAGCCCAGTGTTTTTATTTAAGCCTTTGAAATGgaaattagaaaaaaaataa